The proteins below come from a single Ictalurus punctatus breed USDA103 chromosome 29, Coco_2.0, whole genome shotgun sequence genomic window:
- the LOC108260614 gene encoding ecto-ADP-ribosyltransferase 5 yields the protein MNMARGRTVRVECEGVSVFLMMLLAALHHTVKAEVRKLDMAPDAVDDDFSQCREKMLKAVTEPGGLLQKELKANKEFEELWSKHSGECKKNIPGGTSYHTDALQAYGNSKTKFRKDFNGLVYSKGSNSMTYRDEFPFKSLHFLLTDFLHLLKRTNTCTTVYYATSNTYTADTGTEVRFGKFMRAGNSQSSETEVVESDEGTMFIITSCSVVNVEENMCKSEELQALISPAEVFTVQNVRDVSTDDATYKEITLTHSRFLSNHTCSFFHRNAADAESSTSLTFTLLALTASLLSHFTLME from the exons ATGAACATG GCGAGAGGACGGACAGTGAGAGTGGAatgtgagggagtgagtgtgtTTCTGATGATGCTCCTCGCTGCTCTCCACCACACG GTGAAAGCGGAGGTGAGGAAGTTGGACATGGCTCCTGATGCAGTAGACGACGATTTCTCGCAGTGTCGAGAGAAAATGCTGAAGGCTGTTACTGAACCAGGTGGCCTGCTGCAGAAGGAACTCAAGGCTAATAAAGAGTTTGAGGAGCTGTGGAGTAAACACAGTGGAGAGTGCAAGAAGAACATTCCTGGTGGAACATCTTATCACACCGATGCTCTACAGGCGTATGGAAATTCTAAGACTAAATTTAGAAAAGATTTCAACGGTTTGGTTTATAGCAAAGGCAGCAACAGCATGACCTACAGAGACGAATTTCCCTTCAAGTCTCTTCACTTCCTCCTAACAGACTTCCTGCATCTGCTGAAGCGTACAAACACCTGTACGACCGTGTACTACGCCACCAGTAACACCTACACAGCAGATACGGGGACCGAGGTCCGATTCGGAAAGTTCATGAGAGCCGGAAACTCTCAGAGCTCTGAAACTGAAGTGGTGGAGTCCGATGAAGGCACCATGTTTATCATCACGTCCTGTTCTGTGGTTAATGTTGAAGAGAACATGTGTAAATCTGAGGAACTCCAGGCTCTTATTTCTCCAGCCGAGGTCTTCACAGTGCAGAACGTTAGAGATGTTAGCACTGATGATgccacatataaagaaatcactTTAACACACTCGCGCTTTCTCAGCAATCATACCTGCTCTTTCTTCCACAG GAACGCCGCGGATGCCGAATCCTCCACCTCTCTGACTTTTACACTTCTGGCACTGACGGCCTCCTTGCTGAGTCACTTTACACTGATGGAGTGA
- the LOC108260613 gene encoding erythroblast NAD(P)(+)--arginine ADP-ribosyltransferase, with product MEGLSVKVFLFTLITVLSLNVKAEVRKLDMAPDAVDDDFSQCREKMLKAVTEPGGLLQKELKANKEFEELWSKHSGECKKNIPGGTSYHTDALQAYGHSKTKFRKDFNGLVYSKGSNSMTYRDEFPFKSLHFLLTDFLHLLKRTNTCTTVYYATSNTYTADTGTEVRFGKFIRAGTSQSAETEVVESDGGTMFIITSCSVVNVEENMCKSEELQALISPAEVFTVQNVRDVSTDDATYKEITLTHSRFLSNHTCSFFHRNAADAESSTSLTFTLLALTASLLSHFTLME from the exons ATGGAAGGTCTGAGTGTGAAGGTGTTCCTCTTCACCCTCATCACTGTGCTCTCTCTCAAT GTGAAAGCGGAGGTGAGGAAGTTGGACATGGCTCCTGATGCAGTAGACGACGATTTCTCGCAGTGTCGAGAGAAAATGCTGAAGGCTGTTACTGAACCAGGCGGCCTGCTGCAGAAGGAACTCAAGGCTAATAAAGAGTTTGAGGAGCTGTGGAGTAAACACAGTGGAGAGTGCAAGAAGAACATTCCTGGTGGAACATCTTATCACACCGATGCTCTACAGGCGTATGGACATTCTAAGACTAAATTTAGAAAAGATTTCAACGGTTTGGTTTATAGCAAAGGCAGCAACAGCATGACCTACAGAGACGAATTTCCCTTCAAGTCTCTTCACTTCCTCCTAACAGACTTCCTGCATCTGCTGAAGCGTACAAACACCTGTACGACCGTGTACTACGCCACCAGTAACACCTACACAGCAGATACGGGGACCGAGGTCCGATTCGGAAAGTTCATCAGAGCCGGAACCTCTCAGAGCGCTGAAACTGAAGTGGTGGAGTCCGATGGAGGCACCATGTTTATCATCACGTCCTGTTCTGTGGTTAATGTTGAAGAGAACATGTGTAAATCTGAGGAACTCCAGGCTCTTATTTCTCCAGCCGAGGTCTTCACAGTGCAGAACGTTAGAGATGTTAGCACTGATGATgccacatataaagaaatcactTTAACACACTCGCGCTTTCTCAGCAATCATACCTGCTCTTTCTTCCACAG GAACGCCGCGGATGCCGAATCCTCCACCTCTCTGACTTTTACACTTCTGGCACTGACGGCCTCCTTGCTGAGTCACTTTACACTGATGGAGTGA
- the synpo2b gene encoding synaptopodin-2, with amino-acid sequence MEHLPQTKGKGVLMFARRRQRIDEIAAEHEELRSKGIPVEAFVEPEIDVSSKPPPQEDIPHVQQNEQIKQQIKYQDHQAQQQIFHQPNTGINGLDSWQDSSASKPLVSNRTAKPFLIGLNQSPTQFSPVRNVPSPTVKKSENIFKVPVPVNTSPQVWSPTGDIIASRDERIVVPAIKTVILPEMKRRGTNKSNSKEPPEDDYFSLGAEACNFMQAPTIRQKHPPPVLPKPTINPHCPPWSAEDNATHSPLTPSSPLPAQQIWVSHQPQPATKPWAPSPTRPMPQQHVSDHLPTKPSASYKPTWSSESQQALATASPSQSKFPWAKSQVDTSSVVSCPPQRASSYVRPSKAPPISSISEIGSSDGPVLKGKGAELFARRQSRMEKFIVDAETVQANIARSPSPTMSMPSTWKYSSNVRAPPPVSYNPIVSPFYPPAAQKQSPATSSNMKPKGNKEKLKTAPKILSVMDVMKHQPYQLDSSLFTYSSNAEAKVSSPKTSPIPPAESKRTQVHSTTYLQASSPVQSTGSAQSFQQGALTKPSGPLYSRSRSMSLPWRHSSMSTVSPVSSPGSHPSRGLVDRQMSWAERPTAPQSPLCLVSEGFGSENVQNPMSSGFHSAVHRRSLSEEKPVVYGPPFRPAQPLPLGNRYTTTCSLPRNFSPHSEYSQTHRVSWRM; translated from the exons ATGGAGCACCTTCCACAGACAAAAGGCAAAGGGGTTTTGATGTTTGCAAGACGCCGTCAAAGGATTGATGAAATTGCCGCAGAACATGAGGAGCTGAGGAGTAAAGGCATACCTGTGGAAGCTTTTGTGGAACCTGAGATAGATGTATCATCAAAGCCTCCACCTCAGGAGGACATTCCTCATGTCCAGCagaatgaacaaatcaaacagcaAATAAAGTATCAGGATCATCAAGCTCAACAGCAGATCTTTCATCAGCCAAACACTGGTATAAATGGTCTAGATTCCTGGCAAGATTCTTCAGCATCCAAACCCCTCGTGTCCAATAGAACAGCTAAGCCTTTTCTGATTGGTCTAAATCAATCCCCAACACAATTTTCCCCAGTTAGAAATGTCCCAAGCCCAACAgtgaaaaaatctgaaaatattttcaaaGTTCCTGTTCCAGTAAACACAAGCCCACAGGTGTGGTCACCCACAGGAGATATAATCGCCTCTCGTGATGAAAGGATTGTGGTACCAGCTATCAAGACCGTAATTCTGCCCGAAATGAAAAGAAGAGGAACAAATAAATCCAACTCTAAAGAACCTCCAGAGGATGACTACTTCAGTCTTGGTGCAGAGGCGTGCAATTTCATGCAAGCTCCAACCATCAGACAAAAACACCCTCCACCAGTCCTTCCCAAGCCTACAATCAACCCACATTGTCCACCATGGTCTGCAGAAGATAATGCCACTCACAGTCCCCTTACACCATCAAGTCCTCTTCCAGCACAACAGATCTGGGTTTCACATCAACCTCAGCCAGCTACCAAACCCTGGGCTCCTTCACCAACTCGGCCTATGCCACAGCAGCATGTGTCTGACCATTTACCAACCAAACCATCGGCTTCATATAAGCCTACCTGGTCATCAGAATCACAACAGGCACTCGCCACTGCATCTCCCTCACAGTCAAAGTTCCCATGGGCTAAGTCTCAAGTTGATACCAGTTCTGTGGTTTCCTGTCCACCCCAACGAGCAAGCTCTTATGTCCGTCCATCCAAAGCTCCACCAATTTCTTCAATCTCAGAAATAGGGTCCTCAGATGGCCCAGTGCTTAAGGGGAAAGGTGCAGAACTTTTTGCTAGGCGACAGTCACGTATGGAGAAGTTTATAGTAGATGCTGAGACGGTCCAGGCCAACATAGCCAGATCCCCCTCACCCACAATGTCCATGCCAAGCACCTGGAAATATTCTTCCAATGTCCGAGCCCCTCCTCCTGTCTCCTATAACCCCATAGTGTCCCCTTTCTACCCTCCAGCAGCACAGAAACAATCTCCTGCAACGAGCTCAAATATGAAGCCCAAAGGAAACAAGGAGAAACTAAAGACAGCACCAAAAATTCTCAGTGTTATGGATGTGATGAAGCATCAGCCATACCAGCTGGACTCATCCCTCTTCACCTACAGCTCCAATGCTGAAGCAAAGGTTTCGAGCCCCAAAACATCCCCCATTCCTCCTGCagagtccaagagaacccaggTCCATAGCACTACCTATCTGCAAGCCTCATCCCCTGTCCAATCTACAGGAAGTGCCCAGTCTTTTCAGCAAGGTGCACTGACCAAACCCAGTGGACCG CTCTACAGCCGGAGCCGCTCCATGTCTCTGCCCTGGAGACACTCCTCCATGTCCACTGTGTCTCCGGTGTCCAGTCCAGGTTCCCATCCCAGCCGTGGACTGGTGGACAGGCAGATGTCCTGGGCTGAACGTCCTACAGCTCCTCAGAGCCCCCTGTGCCTGGTCAGTGAAGGCTTTGGTTCGGAAAATGTCCAGAATCCGATGAGCAGCGGTTTCCACTCCGCTGTGCACAGGAGGTCATTGTCGGAGGAGAAGCCGGTGGTGTACGGTCCACCGTTCAGACCAGCGCAGCCTCTTCCCCTCGGCAACAGATACACCACGACCTGTTCTCTTCCCAGGAATTTCTCCCCTCACTCTGAGTATTCCCAAACACACCGAGTCAGCTGGAGGATGTAG
- the myoz2b gene encoding myozenin-2b (The RefSeq protein has 1 substitution compared to this genomic sequence), with the protein MSRFSTLSAQERKKQAATICSEIHGTTNGDTMDLGKKLSVPKDIMLEELSLLSNRGSRLFKMRQRRSEKYTFESIQNEANAILNSEDQTDAENAENKTPNTPDARNPPNPEEIAPGYGGPLKDVPSERFNATALPKSYHSPWEQAIINDPALADTLQLHMPAPEPRAQMPDYKSFNRVATPYGGFEKAPRGITFKVPEIDLNPPRYSELQDPTAKRPTFNRTAQGWISDGVPLILPTIPMEPLEIPESDDL; encoded by the exons ATGTCACGATTCAGCACACTTTCAGCTCAGGAGAGAAAGAAGCAAGCGGCGGCCATTTGCAGTGAAATCCACGGCACCACCAACG GGGATACGATGGATCTGGGCAAAAAGCTCTCTGTCCCTAAAGACATCATGCTGGAGgagctctctctcctctccaacCGAGGCTCACGCCTCTTCAAAATGCGGCAGCGCAGGTCCGAGAAATACACCTTCGAAAGCATTCAGAACGAAGCCAACGCCATCTTAAAT AGTGAAGACCAGACTGATGCTGAAAATGCAGAAAACAAAACTCCAAACACTCCAGATGCCAGAAACCCACCGAACCCTGAGGAGATCGCACCGG GTTACGGAGGTCCGCTGAAGGATGTTCCCTCGGAGAGGTTTAACGCTACGGCTCTGCCCAAATCCTACCACTCGCCCTGGGAGCAGGCCATCATCAACGACCCGGCTCTGGCCGACACGCTGCAGCTCCACATGCCCGCTCCGGAACCCAGAGCCCAGATGCCAGACTACAAGAGCTTTAACAG GGTGGCCACACCGTATGGAGGGTTTGAAAAAGCTCCTCGAGGAATCACCTTCAAGGTTCCGGAGATCGACCTGAACCCGCCGAGGTATTCGGAGCTGCAGGACCCCACGGCCAAGCGGCCCACCTTCAACCGCACGGCTCAGGGCTGGATCTCCGACGGAGTTCCTCTCATTTTACCCACAATCCCCATGGAGCCGCTGGAGATCCCCGAGTCTGACGACCTGTAA